TCGCCAACAACGACATCTGGTCGCGGCTCAGGGGGGTCGTACGACGTGACGGCGAGGATCACGACGAGGTCGGCGGCAACCGCGCCTTCATCCTGATCATGGGCGTGGCGGTGATCGGCACGGCGATCGCGCTGAACAACGTGGTCGAGGCGCTGACCGTGGCGTACAACCTGCTCGTCGGCGGTCTGCTCGTGCCGATCCTCGGCGGCCTGCTGTGGAGGCGCGGCACGGTGCAGGGGGCGCTGGCCTCCGTGACCGTCGGCGGCCTCGCGGTCATCGGCCTGATGGCGGGCTACGGCATCCTGGCCAACGAGCCGGTCTACTACGGCCTGCTCGCCTCCCTCGCCGCCTACGTCGCCGTCTCCCTGGCGACGAAGCCCACCGACGAGACGGTTCTCGCCACCTGGCGTGAGCGCCTCGCCGGACGGAACCCCGAACTCGCGTCCGAACCGGTCCCGGCTCACCAGTAGAGTCATAGGGAAAGCAGTACATGCGCGACGAAGCGCAAGAAAGAAGGCATTTGACCATGAGCAGCAACGAGACGCCCCGCGGCCCCGTCGACTCCTCCCGCATCCCGCGGTACGCCGGCCCCGCGACCTTCGCCCGGCTGCCCCGCCTGGACGAGGTCGGCACCGCCGACGTCGCCGTGGTGGGCGTGCCGTTCGACTCCGGTGTCTCGTACCGGCCGGGCGCCCGCTTCGGCGGCAACGCCATCCGTGAGGCGTCCCGGCTGCTGCGCCCGTACAACCCCGCGCAGGACGCGTCGCCGTTCGCGCTCGCCCAGGTCGCCGACGGCGGCGACATCGCGGTGAACCCGTTCAACATCAACGAGGCCGTCGAGACCATCGAGGCCGCGGCGGACGAGCTGCTCGGCACCGGCGCCCGCCTGATGACCCTGGGCGGCGACCACACGATCGCGCTGCCGCTGCTGAGGAGCGTCGCGAAGAAGCACGGCCCGGTCGCCCTGCTCCACTTCGACGCCCACCTGGACACCTGGGACACCTACTTCGGCGCCGAGTACACCCACGGCACCCCGTTCCGCCGCGCGGTGGAGGAGGGCATCCTCGACACCTCGGCCCTCTCCCACGTCGGCACCCGCGGCCCCCTGTACGGCAAGCAGGACCTCACCGACGACGAGAAGATGGGCTTCGGCATCGTCACCTCCGCGGACATCTACCGCCGGGGCGCCGACGAGGTCGCCGACCAGCTGCGACAGCGCATCGGCGACCGCCCGCTGTACATCTCCATCGACATCGACTGCCTCGACCCGGCCCACGCGCCCGGCACGGGCACCCCGGAGGCGGGCGGCATGACCTCCCGCGAGCTGCTGGAGATCCTGCGCGGCCTGGCATCCTGCAACCTGGTCTCGGCGGACGTCGTCGAGGTGGCGCCCGCGTACGACCACGCCGAGATCACCTCGGTGGCGGCCTCGCACACGGCGTACGAACTGACCACCATCATGAGCCGCCAGATCGCGGCGGCCCGCAACGCCTGATCTTCCCGAGGGGGACCGAGAGCAGTGACTCACGACCACGACCTGGTACTTCGCCCGACACAGGCGCAGATCACCGCGGCCCTGAACCCTCCCCCGGGGCGCAACGGCGGAGACCTGGTCGTGGAGACGCTGGCCGGGCTCGGCGCGACGACCGTCTTCGGGCTGCCCGGCCAGCACGCCCTCGGCATGTTCGACGCCCTGCGCCGCTCGTCACTGCGCTATGTGGGCCTGCGGGTGGAGAACAACGCGGGCTTCGCGGCGGACGCGTACGGCCGGGTCACGGGCGAGGCGGCCCCGCTGCTGCTGTCGACGGGCCCGGGTGCGCTGACGTCGCTGGCCGCGTTGCAGGAGGCGGCGGCGGCCTCGGCCCCCGTGCTGGCGATCAGCAGCCAGATCCCGACGGCCGGCCTGGGCGGCGGCCGGCACGGCTATCTGCACGAACTCCCCGACCAGGCCGCTTCGTTCCGGGGCGTGGTGAAGTCGGTTCACACGGTCCGCACGCAGTCCCAGATCCCCTCCGCGATCGCGGCGGCCTGGAAGTCGGCGCTGACGGCACCGCACGGCCCGGTGTGGGTGGAGATCCCGCAGGACGTCCTGCTCGCCGAGACCACCCTGCCCGTGGTCACCGCGGTGGACGCGACCCCGGACGACCTGGCCCCGCGCCCCGAACTGACCGCGGTGGCGGCCGACTTGCTGTCCCGTGCCGCCCGCCCGGCGATCATCGCGGGCGGCGGGGTCGTGCGGGCGGACGCCTCCGGAAAGCTGAGGGCGCTGGCGGAGAGGCTTCACGCGCCGGTGGTGACGACGTTCGGCGGCAAGGGCGCGTTCCCCTGGGATCACCCCCTGTCGATGCAGTCCTGGCTGGAGGACCGGCACACCACAGACCTCCTGGAGGACGCGGACGTACTCCTGGTGGTCGGCTCGGGCCTCGGCGAACTCTCCTCCAACTACCACACGTTCAAGCCGCGCGGCCGAGTCGTCCAGATCGAGGCCGACCTCGGCAAGCTGGAGTCCAACCACCCCGCGCTGGGCATCCACGCGGACGCCCGCCTGGCCCTGCAGGCCCTGCTGGAGACGGTGCACGAGCGCACGGACGAGTCGGCGCCGGGGCGGGTGCGGGAGCTGCTGTCCCGAGTCGGTGAGCGCATCGCCGCCCAGGAACTCACCCTGGAACAGGAGGTGCTGGGAGCCGTCCGGCGTGCCCTGCCCGCCGACTCCCCGTCCTACTGGGACATGACGATCCTGGCGTACTGGGCCTGGTCGGCCTTCGACCCGCGGGGCGCGAACCTCATGCACTCGGCGCAGGGCGCCGGCGGCCTCGGCTACGGCTTCCCGGCGGCACTGGGCGCGGCGGCGGCCGACCCGACCCGCCCGGTGCTGGCGGTCTCCGGCGACGGCGGCGCGCTGTACTCGATCGCGGAACTGGCCACGGCGAAGCAGTACGACTTCCCGGTCACCTGGCTGATCGTCGACGACGGCGGCTACGGCATCCTCCGCGAGTACATGACCGACGCCTTCGGCCAGGCCACGGCGACGGAGCTGACGCGTCCGGACTACGTGGCCCTCGCCGAGTCCTTCGGGGTGCCCGGGGTCCGAACGACCCCCGAGACCCTGGAACAGGACCTGGCGAAGGCGCTGGCGACCCCGGGCCCCTCGGTGGTCGTACTCCCGGCGGTGCTGCGGATGTTCGCGCCGACACATCTCGGCTAGGGGTGCCGGGGCCGGGCGTGCCTCAGTGGCACGTGCTGGAGCTGCTGATGTAGACCTGCGTCGGGTGCGCCCCGTTGAAGGCCCATCCCTCGCCGGGCTTCATGCAGATGGCCGGGTGGTTGGAGAACCGCACGTAGGCCACGTCGTCGTGCCGGGTGTTGACCGCGCCCCTCGCGTTGCGGCTCGCGCCGAGCCGCTGCCAGTACCCGGTGTCCTTGAACTTCCCGGTCA
Above is a genomic segment from Streptomyces fodineus containing:
- the speB gene encoding agmatinase, producing the protein MSSNETPRGPVDSSRIPRYAGPATFARLPRLDEVGTADVAVVGVPFDSGVSYRPGARFGGNAIREASRLLRPYNPAQDASPFALAQVADGGDIAVNPFNINEAVETIEAAADELLGTGARLMTLGGDHTIALPLLRSVAKKHGPVALLHFDAHLDTWDTYFGAEYTHGTPFRRAVEEGILDTSALSHVGTRGPLYGKQDLTDDEKMGFGIVTSADIYRRGADEVADQLRQRIGDRPLYISIDIDCLDPAHAPGTGTPEAGGMTSRELLEILRGLASCNLVSADVVEVAPAYDHAEITSVAASHTAYELTTIMSRQIAAARNA
- a CDS encoding thiamine pyrophosphate-binding protein, producing the protein MTHDHDLVLRPTQAQITAALNPPPGRNGGDLVVETLAGLGATTVFGLPGQHALGMFDALRRSSLRYVGLRVENNAGFAADAYGRVTGEAAPLLLSTGPGALTSLAALQEAAAASAPVLAISSQIPTAGLGGGRHGYLHELPDQAASFRGVVKSVHTVRTQSQIPSAIAAAWKSALTAPHGPVWVEIPQDVLLAETTLPVVTAVDATPDDLAPRPELTAVAADLLSRAARPAIIAGGGVVRADASGKLRALAERLHAPVVTTFGGKGAFPWDHPLSMQSWLEDRHTTDLLEDADVLLVVGSGLGELSSNYHTFKPRGRVVQIEADLGKLESNHPALGIHADARLALQALLETVHERTDESAPGRVRELLSRVGERIAAQELTLEQEVLGAVRRALPADSPSYWDMTILAYWAWSAFDPRGANLMHSAQGAGGLGYGFPAALGAAAADPTRPVLAVSGDGGALYSIAELATAKQYDFPVTWLIVDDGGYGILREYMTDAFGQATATELTRPDYVALAESFGVPGVRTTPETLEQDLAKALATPGPSVVVLPAVLRMFAPTHLG